One Candidatus Blochmannia vicinus DNA window includes the following coding sequences:
- a CDS encoding FAD-dependent monooxygenase — translation MKKLLCDVLIFGGGIIGASLALRLSQSGIKVIIVDHKHPAPIKKKTTPYIRVAAINCASVEFLKKIKIWEKIPSNLCIPYHHLEAWEWPSAKITFHSLSVGIPKMGLIIENNRLQLALWENFINFKTITLCCPAVLVSMHYDSSSWRCLLDDGTIIISRLLIGADGIYSQIRKKLGIGVIGWKYHQCCMLLTIKTEKYQYGTIWQIFTPYGPIGFLPLYNHWGSLMWYNTPEYIQKLQQLPTEILEKEIGNNFKNQLGNVKLYNITVAPLIRQRAYSYITPGGALVGDAAHSLHPLAGQGINLGLRDVASLSHLLINSRVFDEYSSVSEILISYQNNRKYDSALMQTSIDWLYFVFHNNFWPLKIARNIAFMAIERSTYLKKKILLYALGI, via the coding sequence ATGAAAAAATTACTTTGTGATGTGTTAATATTTGGCGGCGGTATTATAGGCGCATCCTTAGCATTACGTCTCTCTCAATCTGGAATTAAAGTAATCATAGTAGACCATAAACATCCTGCTCCAATTAAAAAAAAAACAACACCATATATTCGAGTTGCTGCTATTAATTGCGCTTCAGTAGAATTCTTAAAAAAAATCAAGATATGGGAAAAAATTCCTTCTAATTTATGTATTCCATATCATCATTTAGAAGCATGGGAATGGCCATCGGCAAAAATAACCTTTCATTCTTTATCTGTAGGCATTCCTAAAATGGGGTTAATTATTGAAAATAATCGTTTGCAATTGGCATTATGGGAAAATTTTATAAACTTCAAAACAATAACACTATGTTGTCCGGCTGTACTAGTTTCTATGCATTATGACAGTTCTTCTTGGAGATGTCTTCTCGATGACGGCACCATAATCATCAGTCGTCTATTAATAGGAGCTGATGGCATTTATTCCCAAATTCGAAAAAAATTAGGAATCGGAGTAATTGGTTGGAAATATCATCAATGTTGCATGTTACTTACTATCAAAACGGAAAAATACCAATATGGAACAATTTGGCAAATATTCACTCCTTATGGTCCTATAGGGTTTTTACCTCTATATAATCATTGGGGGTCATTAATGTGGTATAACACTCCTGAATATATTCAAAAATTACAACAGTTACCTACAGAAATATTAGAAAAAGAAATTGGAAATAATTTCAAAAACCAATTAGGTAACGTTAAACTATACAATATAACTGTAGCTCCCCTCATTCGTCAACGCGCATACAGTTATATAACTCCAGGAGGAGCATTAGTTGGTGATGCCGCTCATTCTTTGCATCCTTTAGCGGGACAAGGAATAAATTTAGGACTACGAGATGTTGCAAGTTTATCACATTTATTAATTAATTCACGTGTTTTTGATGAATACTCAAGTGTATCAGAAATTTTAATATCCTATCAAAATAACCGTAAATATGATTCCGCCCTAATGCAAACTAGTATAGACTGGCTGTATTTTGTTTTTCATAACAACTTTTGGCCACTTAAAATAGCGAGAAATATTGCATTTATGGCAATTGAACGCTCTACTTACCTAAAGAAAAAGATATTATTATATGCTTTAGGCATATAA
- the ybeY gene encoding rRNA maturation RNase YbeY, with amino-acid sequence MANNQIILDLQLACKNLHGLPNRKLFRSWMRNIFFTYKKKIELTIRIVDVKEMRYLNWYYLGKNCPTNVLSFPFVSPLGIKSPLLGDIVLCRQVIEHESKKRNVPSTSAHWAHMMIHGSLHLLGYNHLLDEEAILMKRTEISILQQCGYQTCCSIIHR; translated from the coding sequence ATGGCAAATAATCAAATAATTCTTGATTTGCAATTAGCATGTAAAAACTTACATGGATTACCTAATAGAAAATTGTTTAGATCATGGATGCGCAATATATTTTTTACATATAAAAAAAAAATAGAATTGACTATTCGTATAGTAGATGTAAAAGAAATGCGTTATTTAAATTGGTATTATTTAGGAAAAAATTGTCCTACTAATGTTTTATCATTTCCTTTTGTATCCCCGTTGGGAATTAAATCTCCATTACTCGGAGATATAGTGCTTTGTCGCCAAGTGATTGAGCATGAATCTAAGAAAAGAAATGTGCCATCTACTAGCGCGCATTGGGCGCATATGATGATTCATGGTTCATTGCATTTATTGGGATATAATCATCTTCTTGATGAAGAGGCTATATTAATGAAACGAACAGAAATAAGTATACTTCAGCAATGTGGATATCAAACGTGTTGTTCTATTATACATAGGTAA
- a CDS encoding PhoH family protein yields the protein MNLVTKEIRLQPANNKRLISLCGPLDDNLKQLEYQLRITINRYNNFFRLIGPSISVEIATDVLVSLYSETESEYGTINDINPEQMYLTVKKIQILKKKSKCIKEVSNTSVRIETKHGIIKPRTENQAQYISNIFNHDITFGIGPAGTGKTYLAIAAAVDLLERQKNKHIILTRPAIEAGEKLGFLPGDLHQKSDPYVRPLYDALFNIIGYERVEKLIQKKIIEVAPLAYMRGRTLNDSVIILDESQNTTITQMKMFLTRIGFRSTVIITGDITQIDLPSNQSSGLEHAIKVLPIIKDISFNFFNKEDSVRHSIVTRIIDAYEAWDSNKNILSMSCNKYENSCK from the coding sequence TTGAATTTAGTAACTAAAGAAATTAGGTTGCAACCAGCCAACAATAAACGTTTAATAAGTCTGTGCGGCCCCCTAGATGATAACTTGAAACAATTAGAATATCAATTGAGAATTACTATCAATAGGTACAATAATTTTTTTAGATTAATAGGTCCATCAATATCAGTTGAAATAGCTACTGATGTTTTAGTATCTTTATATTCGGAGACAGAGTCTGAATACGGAACGATTAATGATATTAACCCAGAACAGATGTATTTGACTGTTAAGAAAATCCAAATATTGAAAAAAAAATCAAAATGTATAAAAGAAGTTAGTAATACTTCAGTAAGAATTGAGACAAAACATGGAATAATAAAACCTCGTACAGAAAATCAAGCACAATATATTTCTAATATTTTCAATCATGATATTACTTTTGGTATAGGGCCTGCAGGAACTGGAAAAACGTACCTAGCAATAGCTGCTGCAGTAGATTTGTTGGAGCGTCAAAAAAATAAACATATTATTTTAACTCGTCCTGCTATTGAAGCAGGAGAGAAATTAGGATTTTTACCAGGAGATCTTCATCAAAAATCTGACCCTTATGTTCGGCCATTATATGATGCTTTATTCAATATAATTGGATATGAAAGAGTAGAGAAATTAATACAAAAAAAAATAATAGAAGTAGCTCCGTTGGCTTACATGCGCGGACGTACATTGAACGATTCTGTTATTATTCTTGATGAGAGTCAAAATACAACTATTACTCAAATGAAAATGTTTTTAACGCGCATTGGATTTCGATCTACGGTAATTATTACCGGGGATATTACGCAAATTGATTTACCATCTAATCAATCATCCGGATTGGAGCATGCTATTAAAGTATTGCCTATTATTAAAGATATTAGTTTTAATTTTTTTAATAAAGAAGATTCAGTACGTCACTCTATAGTAACTCGGATAATAGACGCGTATGAAGCATGGGATAGCAATAAAAATATTTTAAGTATGAGTTGTAATAAATATGAAAATAGTTGTAAATAA